From the Kribbella sp. CA-293567 genome, the window TGGTCGAATGCCAGTGCCGAACGTCGCCTGCAACCGGGACGCGATAGTCGCTAACGGTGTCGGTCGGTTGAGGCTGTGAACTATCTTACGTGTCTCCTCCAATATGAGATCGCGTTCTAATGCGAACTCGCTCCCGGGGGGCGCGGCGACCATAGGGAGAACAGCAACGTTATTATCCAGCCCGCCGATCTCATCTTCGACCGCGCTCTGTGCCAAGCGGTCGAGTTCTTCTCGGAGATCCTGAGCGAGGTCATCCACCGTCGCTAGAAGGTCTGCCAACCTTCGGGAGATAGTCGTAACTAGCGCAGGCAGGGGAGCGCCAGGCTTGTAGGTGTCCTCATGGGTGAGGTCTCCCCAGCTGTCTTGAAGGAGTGTTCGAACCTGCAGTTCACCTCGAACATCAATCAGTCCTGTTGGGCACGGAACCTTCGTCACGAGATTCAAGTGGTATGCGCGGTAGCCAGATTCTTTTGGATTATCTACATATTCTTTTTCGGAATCTACTTCCACTGCCAGCCCGAACGGTTCTGAAGATGTGCTAGATGGAAACGCGAACAGCAAATCACGCACTGCGTCTATGTCGGACTTATTGTTGCAGACGATACGAACACCGACAAGGTCGTCAATATGACGTTCAATGTCATCAAGTGAGTCGATGCCAGCGCAGAGGTACTTAGGTTTCTGAAGTTTTTTCCAAGTTCGAATCGGCTCTTTGACTCGACTGGATGAGACCTTGATTCGATGCTTGTCCAGTTCGCCAATCTGTTGTGCTAATTGTTCGGCGAGGAGTCTTTCGAAGGTTATTCTTGCTGGCTCGTACGCCACTCGTGTGCGACGCTCATACCATTCCAGGAATTCGTCATACGTGAACGGTAGCCTTGGAGCTTCTTGGCGCTTAATCTCTGACAAAGGTTCCCCGCCGTTCCTAGCGTCGCCTCCACCCCTGGAAGCATCCCTACGGAGCGTGATCCTAGGCCCTAGGCGCAGTCAGCGCCATACTGAACATTCTTATCGGCAGGGCGTGATTACTGCTGCGCCGCCAGGAGACGGGCCCGTACCGCAGGTGTTTACAGATAGGCATGAGATGCCAGAGGGAGCTACCACCTCGAGCACGCCAGCGTCGGCTTCGTCCCATGTCGTCTGCGGTGAGTCTGAAGAGCTCGACCCGCACAGGCCGGCTGCCGCCCGGGCGCCGCGTGTCTCCAGGTTTCGCCATCCGCCGGACGACGCTGCCGAGGCTCTCGGCTCTGCCCACCGCATTTACCAAGGCACGCTACCGGGTCGCCGACTGACGCAAGACGGTCTAGGCCGCCTTGCGTAGTACGAAGTCCATGATTCCTGAGAGGTCCTCTCCCGGTTTGACCTTGCATTCGCGGGCGGCGATCTCGTAGGTTGCGGCGTTCTTGCCGTCGACTCCGCGGCCGGTGTCGATGAGTTCGTGTCGCTTCTGGTCCCACTCTGGTAGATCTGATGAGAGCAGGGTCTCGAGTGTGTCCGGGATGAAGGCGAGCAGTGGAGAGACTTCGCCTACTGGGAAGTCTTCCTCGGCTGCGCCGACTAGTCGGCAGAGCATTCGGTTGTCGGAGGCGTTCTTGGCGATGGCCTGGGCAATGTCGCTTTCGTCGCGCTTGAGTTTGCGCATCCGTCCTTCTGCTCCGGAGTCGTTGTCGACGACCATGAGGGCATGAATACCCAGCTCTCGCAGGATCGTGAAGGGGAGCATCATGTTGTTCTTGCCGCTGACCGGAGCGACACAGATCCCCGCGAGCGCAAGTTCGTTGGTGTGTCCACCCAGGCCCTGAAGGATTGCTGCATCCTCATCGCCCTCGACGAGGATCACAGTCTCGGCGAAGAGAGCCTCCGGGAGGTATTTCAGACACACTTGATCCCATCTGCGTTGAATGCTGTCGGCTTTTATATAGCCGTCGAGCCGCTTGCACACCGACTCGACCGTGGCGGTGGTGATCCGCGTGGATGCGCACACCTCACCCGAGAGCTTGCAGGTGGTGACGCGTCGTACTTCGTCGAAGAATCGAGGTTCGACGAAGTACGGGCTGTGAGTCGCGTAGGCGATCTGGACGGCCTGTGACGCATCGGTCGCGATCGAACGGAGCACGGAGGCAAATGCGCGGGCCTGGGTCGGATGCTGGAACAGTTCGGGCTCCTCGATCGCCAGGAACATCTGGGCCGGCGAATCTGTCTGCCGCGATCTGCGCGACAAGACTGTGAGCGCCCCTACCAGCAAGGTTCGCTGCAGGCCGTGCCCCTGGCGGTCGACCGCTGTACTGACCACGGAATCTGAGACCTGGACGTCTATCCGTGGGAACTGGGGTCGAATGCTCGGCAAGGCCGCGCTGAGCGCTACCGACCTCGCGCGGGTGTAGATGCCCATCTCCGCGGTGAGCTCGTCTCCTAGTGTCTGTAGCTGCGTGGCGAGATATTGCTGGTTGAGCTTGTCGTACTCGGATTCGAAGGCTTCTGTCAGAACCGTGACTGCTTCTTGCAGCTCTGAGCGGTCGAGGACCCGCTGAAGGATCTTCCCGAAGATGCTGTCTTTCGTGTCGATGGCTTCGTCGCCAGCCCTGAAATCAGCGGACACGAAGATGAAGTCGAAGAGTTCAGCAAGCTTCCCCCGGCCGTTGAACCCGAACAGGTGAGTATCGGACACCTCGGCCTCGGCGAGGAGCTCCGGGTGACCGAGTTCCCAAGCATCCATCGCGGCCTCGACTTCAGGCGCGGACTTACACGGGGGAAGAGCATAGTCAGGGTTCTCGGCCCGAATTTTGGCGTAGCTGGTCCGTTTGTCCATGGCGCCGGCGAACTTGCGGATCTCCTCAAACGGTGCAAAGGCCAGCGCTTTGCCGGTGAGCTTGTCCTCACCGTCCTCCCAGGTTCGCCACGCGGTGAAGGTGGAGCCCGGCTGAGCGGCATACTTGGGACCGAGGGCAGCGCGATCGGCTGACGAGAGGTCGGTGAACTCGACGGTGACCCGGACTCGCCTCGGGTCCGATGCGCCGAAATGGACGTCGTCGTCTTCGAGGACGCCGCGGTTCCCGTTGAAGAACCAGTCGAGGGCCCTGAGGATGGTGGACTTGCCAGAACCGTTCGGCCCTACGAATGTCGTGATGTCGTCGATCTGGCAATCCAGTTGCCGGATCGAGCGGAAGTTCTCTACTTGAACTCTTGCGATACGCACGCGATGCCTTCTTTCGAACGCGCAAGAGCGTATGCCCGTCCGACGACGAGTGCAGAATCGACACTCCGAGGAGTCTCCGACGGATGTTGAGTCAAGCATTTGATTCAGCTCCTCAATTTGAACGACGGTACGAGAAAGTCCTGACTTGTCTTGGCTTGTTCTCCTGAACGAGATCCAGACTTTGGGATTCTGGCGCCTTCGCCTACCCAGACGGCCTACTGGGCGGCCTGGGCTGATCGACGCGCGGGCTTGCATCCTGTACGTGGCGCTGACTCGGGCGAAGGAGTTGTACGTCGCGCTTGGTGACGCAGATGAGTTCGAGTTCACGAAAGAGAGTTAGTTTCCCCCTTCCACGCAAAGGCGAGATGGGTCAGTCCGGGTGGCGTTGACGTACCTCGCCGCCGTACTGGTCAGGCCCGGCGACGTACGCGGTGAGGAGGTCGCCTCCGTGAGGGGCGCGATTGCCGCGGGAGCGGTAGTGGTGCTCCTGATTTCTTGGGGTCGCCTTGACTTGGGATTCCTGCGCGTCGCGCAGTGGAACGGTCGGCTCCTCGGCGCCGGGATGGATCCGGGGCCCTCGGTCGGAGAGGCGTTTGACACGCGGCCGGGTACACCGCATCGACGCCGCTCCGAGAACCCGCGTTGGGCCCACACGACCGTCCGTCTAGCGACCTCGCCGCCGCCATGGTGAACTGCGAGCCTCGGGGGAGTGAGCCGCATGCAACTTCAACTCCATCACAGCTCCGGGGGAGGCTGGCGAACGATGGTCATGATCGAGCGGTGGTGACACACAAATCGCAGGTCAGAGTGTGCTTTCGACATTCCATCAGCAATGGCCCGCCCAACGGGAGAAGAACTACACCACCATCTTCAAGGGGTGCCCCGGAGATGCAGCGGCTGGTCATATCCCGCGCGATCTCAGGCATGCGGACAGATAGTAGGAACTACCAAGACCGAGTTTGATGTTGGCGCCTCGGCTCAGGTTCAGGCACCCACGCACCTCCTTCGTCGGCGCTCCCACCCACCCAAGTCCGCCGCTCCTCCGTCGCGGCTCGCTGTGGCTAGGCAGCGCGGGACGGCTCGCAGTCGGTGCTCAGGTCAGGAGCCCGGTGGTAGCGATCTCGCGACTGGTCAGCGGTTGAGTTGGAGGCGGTGCCAGGTGTGTGCGGTCAACCCTGCGACCGCGAGCACAGTGGGTGCGATCAGGGCGAGTTGGAGGTTTGACACCTCTGTCCCGGCGCTGATTGCCCAGAGGGCGGGGGCCGCGAACGGGGTCCACGCTCCTGCGCCAGTTATGACGGTGAGCTGCGACAGGATCAGGATTCCGACCGTTGTGCCGATGCCGGCGAGGATGGAGCGGCCGAGCGTGGCGGCCCATGCGGCTGGGATGGCGATAGCTGCTGTGAGGACGGTCAGGGCGAATTGGCGGCCGATTGCGGGGAGGGCCTCTGCGGGGATGGGGCCTAGGCCGAAGAGCAGGCCGAGGATGAGTAGGGCAGTGAGCAGGGCGGTGCTGGTTGCGACGGACCAGGTGAAGTAGACGAGCAGTTTGGCGGTGGCGATCGTGGTGCGCCGGACGGGGATGGCGAAGAGTCCGGTGATCGTGCCTTCGGTGAACTCGCGGCCGAAGATCCAGCTCAGTACGACGCCGGTGCCGAGCAGGCCGCCGGCTCCGGTTACCTGGGCGGCTGTGGTGAGGTAGCCGGCCCAGCCGCCCGGGTCGATGAGGGCGCCGAGCTTGGCGGCGAGTTGGGGATCTTCGGTGTTGGTGGCCAGTAGCATCGTCGAGCAGATCAGGCCGATGCCGAGCACCAGGATGACTGTGGTCGCGCGGACGACGCTGGCGTGCACGAGTTTCGTGTACTCCGTCGCGAGCGCCGCGATCATGAGTCGACCGCGTCGTCGGCCAGGACGAGGGCGAAGAACGAGCGCTCGATGTCGACGCCGTGGGGATCGAGGGAGCCGATGATCCGGCCGGCGTTCAGCACCGAGATGCGGTCGGCGATCCGGGCCACCTCGTCGAGATGGTGGCTGCTAACCAGGACACCCGCTCCCGCCGCGGCCCGCCGGGTGATCGCCTCGCGAAGGAGGATCACGCCGGCTGGGTCGAGGGAGTTCGTAGGCTCGTCCAGCACGATCAGCCGCGAATCGTGTTGCAGCGCGGCCGCGAGACCGAGGCGTTGTCGGTTGCCGAGCGAGAGTTTGCCTGCTCTGCGATCGGCGTACTGCGTCAGCCGGAGTTCGCTCAGCGCCGACTCGACCGTACTGGTGATGCGTGATGCCGGGACCCGGTGCAGACGTGCGCTGAGCACGAGGTTCTGGCGGCAGGTGAGTTCCCGGTAGGCCAATGGGTACTCGACGAGATGACCGACTGCCGCCCAGTCCGTCTGCCGCAGGTCGCGTCCACCGACCCTGACCATGCCCGCGGTGGGAGCGAGCATTCCCAGCAGGAGGCGCATGAGCGTCGACTTGCCGGCGCCGTTCAACCCGACCAGCGCGTGGATCTCACCGGGCGCGACGGTGAGGTCCACGGCGGCGACTCCAGTTCCGTCGTCGAAGATCCTGACCAGGCCGCGCGCCTCCATCGCGTACTCAGCCATGGCGGTCCTCCAGTACGCCGAGCGCCGAGTCGATCGCGCGACCGAGGTCTTCGTCCTCGGTCAGGCTCCACTCGAGCAACGCCGTGTTGAGGGCGGCCATCACAGCGCTCGCAGCAATCGCCGCCTCGCGGTGGCCCGTGCCGCCCTCGACCAGCGCTTCGGCGATGACGGCCTCGGTGGCGGCCGTCCCGCCTGCCAGGCCGGCTCGCAGAGCGGGGGTCTTGGCGACGATCCGGAGCCGTTCCCGTACGTCGGCGGTCGCGGGCGCCGGCAGTTGCCGCCACGCTGAGCGGATCCCGCGGGTGATCCGGCTGATCGGATCGAGATCCACCGGCTGCTCCCGAATCCCGGCGCCGATGAGCGGGTCGTACGGATCGTCGACCAGCAAGCTGGCCTTGGTCGGGAAGTGCCGGAAGAAGGTCATCTCGGTGACCCCGGCCCGCCCGGCGATCTGGCTCACGCTGGTCGCGTCGTACCCATGGACGGCGAACAGTTCCAGCGATGCCTTCAGTAGCCGTTCCCGAGTCTTCTCGGTCTTCGAGACCATCCCAGAATGTTAGCCACTAACATTCCAAACCGCCAGGCCTTACCCCTTGCCATGGATTGAACACCTGTTTAGTCTTTGAACATGCGTTCAACCGAGGACACCGTGCTGCCGACCCGGGAGCGCATCCGCGAGGCCGCCGTCGCACGCTTCGGCCGCGACGGCTTCTCCGCCGGCCTGCGGACGATCGCCACGGATGCGGGAGTGACGGCCGGCCTGGTCATCCATCACTTCGGCTCCAAGGAGGGTTTGCGCCGCGAGTGCGATGCCTACGTCCTCGGCGTGATTCGGGCCGAGAAAATTCGGACGGCGACGTCCGGAACCGCGACCGGGATGCTCGCGCAACTGGCCGAGATCGAGCAGTACGGCCCGTTGGCCCTGTACGCCGTACGCAGTCTCCAGGCCGGCGGTCAGCTCGCGACAGACTTCGTGGCGCAGATGATTCGCGACGCCGAGGCGTACCTGGCGGCGGGAGTGGAGGCGGGCACCATCCGGCCGAGCAGAGACCCGGTGGGACGGGCGCGCTACCTGACCTTCCAGGGGATGGGGTCGCTGATGCTGTGGATCTCGCTGCACCCGGAGATGGTGACGGTCGACGACTTCCGGTCCGCGCTGCGCGAGATCTCCGACCAGATCACCCTGCCCGCGCTCGAACTGTTCACCCAGGGACTGTTCGTCGACCGCACGATGCTGGACGCCTACCTGATGCACGTCCCCGATCCGCCCGGCGACCCCGCCGTTCCGTAGCGGAGACGCGCCCCCTTCCACGGGCGCCCGAACCAGACGACATCACCCGGGAACCTCCGGAACACCAGAATGAGGATCAGCGATGAGCGCTGCCCTGAAGATCCGCCAACTCCACAAGTCCTTCGGTCAGGTGCGGGCCCTCGACGGCCTCGACCTCTCCGTGCAGACCGGTCAGGTGACGGGCTTCCTCGGCCCCAACGGCGCCGGGAAGTCGACCACGATCCGGGTCCTGCTGGGCCTCCTGCGACCCGACTCGGGATCGGTGGAAGTCCTCGGCGGTCACCCCTGGAAGGACGCGGTCGAGCTGCACCGCCGCCTGGCGTACGTGCCGGGAGACGTCAGCCTGTGGCCGAACCTGACCGGGGGAGAGGCCATAGACCTGCTCTGCCGCCTCCGCGGCGGCGCGGACAAGACCCGCAAGGCGGAGTTGCTCGACCGGTTCGAGCTCGATCCGACCAAGAAAGGCCGCACGTACAGCAAGGGGAACCGGCAGAAGGTCGCGCTGGTCGCGGCCCTGGCGGCCGATGTCGAACTGCTCGTCCTGGACGAGCCGACGTCGGGCCTCGATCCGCTGATGGAGACCGTCTTCCAGGACTGCATCGCGGAAGCCAAGGCAGCCGGCCGGTCGGTGCTGCTGTCCAGTCACATCCTGGCGGAGGTGGAGAAACTCTGCGACAGCGTGACGATCGTCCGGGCCGGCCGTACGGTCCAGTCGGGCACTCTCGCCGAACTGCGCCACCTGACCCGCACGACCATAACGGCCTCGCTCACCGCTCCGCCTGGGCGGCTGGCCGACCTGCCGGGTGTTCACGACTTCGTCGCCGACCAGGGCACCGTGACGTTCGACGTCGACCACGATCAGCTGGCCGCTGTTGTCCAGGCTCTCGCGCCCCTCGGCGTCCGAACGCTCACCAGCGCGCCGCCCTCTCTGGAACAACTGTTCCTGCGTCAGTACGGCGACCAACTGGTTTCCGAGCAGGTGTCCGCATGACAACTCACCGGGGGAACTTCACCGCCACCGGCGACCTGGTCCGCTTCGCGCTCCGCAGGGACCGGGTCAAGCTGCCCTTCTGGGTCTTCGGGATCGGCCTGGGCATGCTGTACGCCGTGTCCGCGCTGCCCACCGTCTACTCGACACCCGAGGAACGCCAGGTGCGGGCCGACCTGATGAGCTCGCCCGCCGCGACGATGATGTCCGGCCCCGGCTACGGTCTCGACGACTACACCCTCGGCGCCATGATCAGCAACGAGATGGTGCTGTGGCTGACGGTACCGGCCGCGATGATGAGCATCTTCCTGATCGTCCGGCACACCCGCGCCGAGGAGGAGACCGGCCGGGCCGAGTTGATCCGGTCGGCCGTGGTGGGGCGGTATGCCGCCCCGGTGGCCGCGCTCGTCGTCGCCTTGATCGCCAACACCGGCGTGGCGGTGGTGACCGCGTTGGCGATGACGAGCGGAGACCTCGCGGTCGCGGACTCACTCGCGGTCGGTGTGGGCATCGGGACCACAGGCCTGGTTTTTGCGGGCGTCGCGACCGTCACGGCTCAACTGACCGAGCACGCTCGATCGGCGTCCGGCCTGGCGATGGCCGTTGTCGGTGCCGCGTTCCTGCTGCGCGC encodes:
- a CDS encoding ABC transporter ATP-binding protein, translated to MSAALKIRQLHKSFGQVRALDGLDLSVQTGQVTGFLGPNGAGKSTTIRVLLGLLRPDSGSVEVLGGHPWKDAVELHRRLAYVPGDVSLWPNLTGGEAIDLLCRLRGGADKTRKAELLDRFELDPTKKGRTYSKGNRQKVALVAALAADVELLVLDEPTSGLDPLMETVFQDCIAEAKAAGRSVLLSSHILAEVEKLCDSVTIVRAGRTVQSGTLAELRHLTRTTITASLTAPPGRLADLPGVHDFVADQGTVTFDVDHDQLAAVVQALAPLGVRTLTSAPPSLEQLFLRQYGDQLVSEQVSA
- a CDS encoding ATP-dependent nuclease: MRIARVQVENFRSIRQLDCQIDDITTFVGPNGSGKSTILRALDWFFNGNRGVLEDDDVHFGASDPRRVRVTVEFTDLSSADRAALGPKYAAQPGSTFTAWRTWEDGEDKLTGKALAFAPFEEIRKFAGAMDKRTSYAKIRAENPDYALPPCKSAPEVEAAMDAWELGHPELLAEAEVSDTHLFGFNGRGKLAELFDFIFVSADFRAGDEAIDTKDSIFGKILQRVLDRSELQEAVTVLTEAFESEYDKLNQQYLATQLQTLGDELTAEMGIYTRARSVALSAALPSIRPQFPRIDVQVSDSVVSTAVDRQGHGLQRTLLVGALTVLSRRSRQTDSPAQMFLAIEEPELFQHPTQARAFASVLRSIATDASQAVQIAYATHSPYFVEPRFFDEVRRVTTCKLSGEVCASTRITTATVESVCKRLDGYIKADSIQRRWDQVCLKYLPEALFAETVILVEGDEDAAILQGLGGHTNELALAGICVAPVSGKNNMMLPFTILRELGIHALMVVDNDSGAEGRMRKLKRDESDIAQAIAKNASDNRMLCRLVGAAEEDFPVGEVSPLLAFIPDTLETLLSSDLPEWDQKRHELIDTGRGVDGKNAATYEIAARECKVKPGEDLSGIMDFVLRKAA
- a CDS encoding TetR/AcrR family transcriptional regulator; amino-acid sequence: MRSTEDTVLPTRERIREAAVARFGRDGFSAGLRTIATDAGVTAGLVIHHFGSKEGLRRECDAYVLGVIRAEKIRTATSGTATGMLAQLAEIEQYGPLALYAVRSLQAGGQLATDFVAQMIRDAEAYLAAGVEAGTIRPSRDPVGRARYLTFQGMGSLMLWISLHPEMVTVDDFRSALREISDQITLPALELFTQGLFVDRTMLDAYLMHVPDPPGDPAVP
- a CDS encoding TetR/AcrR family transcriptional regulator produces the protein MVSKTEKTRERLLKASLELFAVHGYDATSVSQIAGRAGVTEMTFFRHFPTKASLLVDDPYDPLIGAGIREQPVDLDPISRITRGIRSAWRQLPAPATADVRERLRIVAKTPALRAGLAGGTAATEAVIAEALVEGGTGHREAAIAASAVMAALNTALLEWSLTEDEDLGRAIDSALGVLEDRHG
- a CDS encoding ABC transporter permease, with amino-acid sequence MIAALATEYTKLVHASVVRATTVILVLGIGLICSTMLLATNTEDPQLAAKLGALIDPGGWAGYLTTAAQVTGAGGLLGTGVVLSWIFGREFTEGTITGLFAIPVRRTTIATAKLLVYFTWSVATSTALLTALLILGLLFGLGPIPAEALPAIGRQFALTVLTAAIAIPAAWAATLGRSILAGIGTTVGILILSQLTVITGAGAWTPFAAPALWAISAGTEVSNLQLALIAPTVLAVAGLTAHTWHRLQLNR
- a CDS encoding GTP pyrophosphokinase, producing the protein MAYEPARITFERLLAEQLAQQIGELDKHRIKVSSSRVKEPIRTWKKLQKPKYLCAGIDSLDDIERHIDDLVGVRIVCNNKSDIDAVRDLLFAFPSSTSSEPFGLAVEVDSEKEYVDNPKESGYRAYHLNLVTKVPCPTGLIDVRGELQVRTLLQDSWGDLTHEDTYKPGAPLPALVTTISRRLADLLATVDDLAQDLREELDRLAQSAVEDEIGGLDNNVAVLPMVAAPPGSEFALERDLILEETRKIVHSLNRPTPLATIASRLQATFGTGIRPNWLGWGSFKALLLAACPDVSIANYGPGYVIPAGSFPDKTWPEILLDNLP